Proteins encoded by one window of uncultured Bacteroides sp.:
- a CDS encoding IS3 family transposase (programmed frameshift), which produces MKKSRHSEYEIVKAVNQLDSGISADIVCREYGISRATLYNWRSKYSGMDSSHIKRLKELEEENRRLKQMYADLALDNKILKDVIEKKFITPEVKKDVVVEIIADYDISITRACRLMSIHRSYFYYVEKKDDNEVIDSIREASEFGDGFWKIYSRLRRDGKKWNHKRVYRVYKLMRFNKRSKLKKRLPTRVKQSLVTPSLPNQTWSMDFVSDSLECGRKFRVFNILDDFDRSAIAQEISISMPAERVIRVLEKVIWLKGKPEAIRCDNGPEFISNKFQDWCKANDITIKYTQPGCPTQNSYVERFNGSFRRGVLDAYIFRTLTDVREITEKWMEDYNECRPHHSLGDMSPNEYRRKYETDNKIINRAV; this is translated from the exons ATGAAAAAGTCGAGACACAGTGAGTATGAAATAGTAAAGGCCGTCAATCAACTTGATAGTGGTATATCTGCTGATATAGTCTGCCGTGAGTATGGCATATCTCGTGCAACTCTTTATAATTGGAGATCAAAATATAGCGGTATGGATTCAAGTCATATAAAGCGTTTAAAAGAGCTTGAAGAAGAGAATCGGCGCCTAAAACAGATGTATGCAGATTTAGCTTTAGACAATAAGATCTTAAAGGATGTCATCGAAAAAAAGT TTATAACGCCCGAGGTAAAGAAAGATGTTGTAGTAGAAATAATAGCGGATTACGATATAAGCATCACTCGGGCATGCAGGTTAATGTCGATTCATCGTTCTTATTTCTATTATGTGGAAAAGAAGGATGATAATGAGGTTATTGATTCTATTAGAGAAGCCTCAGAGTTTGGCGATGGCTTCTGGAAAATTTATTCAAGGCTACGTCGAGATGGCAAAAAGTGGAATCATAAACGAGTGTATAGGGTTTATAAACTGATGAGGTTTAATAAACGCTCAAAGCTAAAGAAGCGATTACCGACAAGAGTTAAGCAGTCTCTTGTGACCCCAAGTCTTCCCAATCAAACTTGGTCTATGGACTTTGTAAGTGATAGTTTGGAATGCGGCCGTAAGTTTCGTGTATTTAATATATTGGATGATTTTGATCGTTCTGCTATAGCCCAAGAGATATCAATCTCAATGCCTGCAGAGCGTGTTATAAGAGTATTGGAGAAGGTAATATGGCTTAAGGGAAAACCTGAAGCTATAAGATGTGATAATGGTCCTGAGTTTATTTCAAACAAATTTCAGGATTGGTGCAAAGCTAATGATATAACAATTAAATATACCCAACCGGGATGTCCTACACAAAATAGCTATGTAGAGCGTTTTAATGGTAGTTTTAGAAGAGGAGTATTAGATGCATATATCTTTAGAACTTTAACTGATGTTAGGGAAATAACGGAGAAATGGATGGAAGACTATAATGAGTGTCGTCCGCACCATTCATTGGGTGACATGTCACCCAATGAATACAGAAGAAAGTATGAAACAGATAATAAAATTATTAACCGAGCAGTCTAA
- a CDS encoding DUF5131 family protein, which translates to MNWEPWTGCYKISDGCTYCYFYGPFSKRYGQNNVYKTNEFDKPIAKTTKGIYKIQSGKIVATCFASDFFIAEADEWRKEAWEMIKNRPDLDFLIITKRIDRFNISLPNDWGEGYDNVNIGCTIENQESADYRLPLFLSYPIKRRFIAAAPLLGAIDISAYLDGIEHVTVGGETGREARICNYDWVLDIREQCVKAGKTFWFKNTGSFFKYDGTVQKINPFKQSCVAKEFGINILNGKKLF; encoded by the coding sequence ATGAATTGGGAACCGTGGACTGGTTGTTATAAAATAAGCGATGGTTGTACTTACTGCTATTTCTATGGTCCTTTCTCAAAACGTTACGGACAAAATAATGTATATAAAACGAACGAATTTGATAAACCTATAGCTAAAACGACAAAGGGTATATATAAAATTCAGAGCGGAAAGATTGTTGCAACTTGTTTCGCAAGCGATTTTTTTATTGCAGAAGCTGATGAATGGCGTAAAGAAGCTTGGGAAATGATAAAGAATCGGCCTGACCTTGACTTTTTGATTATAACTAAGCGCATTGACCGCTTTAATATTTCTCTCCCAAACGATTGGGGTGAAGGATATGATAATGTGAATATAGGGTGCACAATTGAAAATCAGGAATCAGCTGATTATAGACTGCCTTTGTTTCTATCCTACCCAATTAAAAGGAGATTTATAGCAGCTGCACCACTTTTGGGTGCTATTGATATATCGGCTTATCTTGACGGAATAGAGCATGTTACCGTAGGTGGTGAAACAGGGCGAGAAGCTCGTATATGTAATTACGATTGGGTTTTAGATATTAGGGAGCAATGTGTTAAAGCTGGAAAAACCTTTTGGTTTAAAAACACAGGTTCGTTTTTTAAATATGACGGCACAGTTCAAAAAATCAATCCATTCAAGCAGAGTTGTGTAGCAAAAGAATTTGGAATTAATATTTTAAACGGCAAAAAGCTATTTTAA
- a CDS encoding alpha-L-fucosidase — protein sequence MKKLVLAVIMGLFTCLPGQLLKAQPAPCGPVPDQRQLKWQEMEMYAFIHFSMNTFTDMEWGYGDKDPKLFNPTQLDCRQWARICKEAGFKGIILTTKHHDGFCLWPSKYTNYSVKASPWKNGKGDVIAELRKACDEYGLKLGLYLSPWDRNSAVYGTPDYITYFRNQLKEILTNYGDIFEMWFDGANGGTGYYGGANEQRTIDRKTYYDWPNTYKLVYSLQPNIMLFSDAGPDCRWCGTEEGWVGETNWSTLRRDEVWPGWPNYEQLRNGHEDGNYWVPAEVNTSIRPGWFYHASEDSKVKTPQQLVELYYNSIGRNGNMILNLPVDRRGLVNEIDEKSLLEFARIIRKELANDLAKGKTVTASNVREKSKNYAARNVVDGDNKTYWATDDGVTNATLTLDFKKNTTFNRVLLREYIALGQRVKAFTVEAYQKGNWKEVAKATTIGNKRILRIPSTTASKIRIHITDSKACPLISTLSVYNPPVEAPGKDNEKGKLNVTKDWKILNGDASAFAAIDGNPATVYIQQGNLPHELIIDMQKDAQISEFTYTPDKKVGAKGVIFNYRFSVSADGKNWETVSEGEFSNIKNNPIPQTKYFQKKKARFVKLTALSNTDGTQEAGYAEIEVK from the coding sequence ATGAAGAAATTAGTTTTAGCGGTAATAATGGGCTTGTTTACTTGCCTTCCCGGTCAGCTACTAAAAGCACAACCTGCCCCTTGCGGTCCGGTACCCGATCAGCGTCAGTTAAAATGGCAGGAAATGGAGATGTATGCCTTTATCCATTTCAGTATGAACACGTTCACGGATATGGAATGGGGATATGGCGACAAAGATCCTAAACTTTTTAATCCTACTCAGCTGGATTGCCGCCAATGGGCACGTATTTGCAAGGAGGCTGGTTTCAAGGGGATTATCCTCACTACTAAACACCACGACGGATTTTGTTTGTGGCCTTCCAAATACACCAACTATTCTGTAAAAGCTTCTCCATGGAAAAATGGTAAGGGTGATGTGATTGCTGAACTCCGCAAGGCGTGTGATGAGTATGGACTGAAGCTCGGTCTTTATCTTTCTCCTTGGGATCGTAATAGTGCGGTTTATGGCACTCCCGATTATATTACTTATTTCCGCAATCAGCTAAAGGAGATTCTGACTAATTACGGGGATATCTTCGAAATGTGGTTTGATGGTGCCAATGGTGGAACGGGTTATTACGGCGGAGCCAATGAGCAACGAACCATAGATCGCAAGACTTATTATGACTGGCCAAATACGTATAAGCTGGTTTATTCTCTTCAGCCAAACATCATGTTATTCAGTGATGCAGGACCCGACTGCCGCTGGTGCGGAACAGAAGAAGGCTGGGTGGGAGAAACAAACTGGAGCACACTGAGACGTGATGAGGTGTGGCCGGGATGGCCCAACTATGAGCAACTTCGCAACGGACATGAAGATGGCAATTACTGGGTTCCGGCGGAAGTGAACACTTCCATTCGTCCGGGATGGTTCTACCATGCTTCGGAAGATTCAAAGGTTAAGACTCCTCAGCAACTGGTTGAACTGTATTATAACTCCATAGGGCGCAACGGTAATATGATTCTGAATCTGCCGGTAGATCGTCGCGGACTTGTGAATGAAATAGATGAGAAATCTTTGCTTGAATTTGCACGAATCATCAGAAAAGAACTAGCCAACGATCTTGCAAAAGGGAAAACGGTTACGGCATCTAATGTTCGTGAGAAGTCTAAAAATTATGCAGCACGCAATGTTGTTGACGGAGATAACAAGACTTACTGGGCTACCGATGACGGTGTGACCAATGCCACACTGACTCTCGACTTTAAGAAAAATACTACTTTCAACCGGGTTTTGTTGCGTGAGTACATTGCACTTGGTCAGCGTGTTAAGGCATTCACCGTTGAGGCTTATCAGAAGGGTAACTGGAAAGAAGTGGCCAAAGCAACAACCATTGGTAACAAACGCATATTGCGTATTCCATCGACCACGGCTTCTAAAATTCGTATTCATATCACAGATTCGAAGGCTTGCCCTTTAATTTCTACATTGTCTGTTTACAATCCTCCGGTTGAAGCACCAGGCAAGGATAACGAAAAGGGTAAACTGAACGTTACTAAAGACTGGAAGATACTAAATGGCGATGCTTCTGCCTTTGCAGCTATTGATGGTAATCCTGCTACCGTGTATATTCAGCAAGGTAATCTGCCTCACGAATTGATCATCGATATGCAAAAAGACGCTCAGATTTCAGAGTTCACCTACACTCCGGATAAAAAAGTAGGAGCTAAAGGGGTTATCTTCAATTACAGATTTTCTGTTTCTGCCGACGGGAAGAATTGGGAAACGGTATCTGAGGGTGAGTTCTCGAACATAAAGAACAATCCGATTCCTCAGACGAAGTATTTCCAGAAGAAAAAGGCACGCTTCGTGAAGCTTACAGCTTTAAGCAATACGGATGGAACACAAGAAGCCGGATATGCAGAGATAGAGGTGAAATAG
- a CDS encoding DUF3696 domain-containing protein, producing the protein MIDNISFKNYRIFKDNQVLEIKPITIIFGKNNTGKSAILKLPIFIESSIKSITNEVFELKCQEIELGAEMRDIIYGKASRAMEFTLTDADNTYKLYVKFFIDSTAKEQQSKIEKWHLDFQGTSIDITLDNDSYIEKNNIITNISFMGIKPIGNNIPNLINQLFEKIDFNIDYIGPIRENPARDIRISPVMNIKSGKKGEYTYQKLISSALTIDKDLINKVSNWYFSNFDEWSITIDKTREPVYHIEIENNSIKTNILDAGVGIVQSLPIVIRAMEKCSEQTLIIIEEPETHLHPAAHANLGELIFSSTQNDPLKKYFIETHSLNFIMRLRRLVAEGKLNKNNVSLYYVDFEKEETASKLKKIEIKEDGSVDYWPKGVFNEALEEAIAIRDTQLNKMK; encoded by the coding sequence ATGATTGATAATATATCTTTTAAGAATTATAGAATATTCAAAGATAATCAAGTTTTAGAAATAAAACCTATAACAATAATCTTTGGGAAAAATAATACTGGAAAAAGTGCTATTTTAAAACTCCCCATATTTATCGAAAGCTCCATCAAAAGTATTACTAATGAAGTTTTTGAATTGAAATGTCAAGAAATTGAATTGGGAGCTGAGATGAGAGATATCATTTATGGAAAAGCTAGTAGAGCAATGGAATTTACATTAACCGATGCCGATAACACATATAAACTATATGTTAAGTTTTTTATTGACTCAACGGCAAAAGAGCAACAATCTAAAATAGAAAAATGGCATTTAGATTTTCAAGGTACATCCATTGATATTACGTTGGATAATGATTCTTATATTGAAAAGAACAATATAATTACTAATATTTCTTTTATGGGGATAAAGCCTATTGGCAACAATATTCCAAACTTAATAAATCAACTATTTGAAAAAATAGACTTTAATATAGATTATATAGGTCCAATTAGAGAGAACCCTGCTCGTGATATTAGAATATCTCCCGTAATGAATATTAAATCAGGGAAAAAAGGAGAATATACATATCAAAAATTAATTTCTAGTGCGTTGACTATTGACAAAGATCTGATTAATAAAGTTTCAAATTGGTATTTCTCAAATTTTGATGAATGGTCAATAACTATCGACAAAACAAGAGAACCTGTTTATCATATTGAGATTGAAAATAATAGTATAAAAACGAATATTCTAGATGCTGGTGTGGGAATTGTCCAATCTCTCCCTATTGTAATTAGAGCTATGGAAAAATGCAGTGAACAAACTTTAATAATAATTGAAGAACCGGAAACACACTTACATCCAGCTGCACATGCTAATTTAGGAGAGCTAATATTTAGCTCTACCCAAAATGATCCATTGAAAAAATACTTTATAGAAACCCATTCACTTAATTTCATAATGAGATTAAGGCGCTTAGTTGCAGAAGGTAAATTGAATAAAAATAATGTAAGTTTATACTATGTTGATTTTGAAAAAGAAGAAACAGCGAGTAAACTAAAGAAAATAGAGATTAAGGAAGATGGTTCTGTCGATTATTGGCCTAAAGGAGTCTTCAATGAAGCACTAGAAGAAGCTATAGCAATTAGAGATACTCAATTGAATAAGATGAAATGA
- a CDS encoding trehalase family glycosidase, which translates to MNKLQIGIMFLWAVCLSSCSSLSKQDNILTTQNYKWYSDRIVQGNYTGKALSVTALESNYQSPVNLYKPALIHFKFAINGKDNEMPSGQDHSFICKAVNGKSETPVIKFGELLKADKQEAEGAILQQNTQLTIRLDMREMLKAFNNQGYYVTRTGQKIYKEDFKGVYVAGDVDPLIWDFDNLVNHPILQLTDEDGDGIYETRLTLNDTSKQRGGISRWSLKNNISACPQLKAPTKLENAIYNLALDEMQNAIEKDSTLRTGKEWPGVWTRDVSYSIILSMAYMQPKVSMNSLMRKVNSRGRIIQDTGTGGAWPCSSDRMVWAIAAYEIYKVTGDQQWLKTIYPIIKNSLEDDFETVYNPRNGLMMGESSFIDWREQSYPRWMQPADIYQSECIGTNAVHYQALNVFSHIAKLVDQAEVSEQYAQKALALKEAINKNLWMADKGYYAQYLYGRNNYIKSPKSESLGEALAVLFDVTSPEQAKQVTENNPVVPFGAPIFYPQIADMPPYHNNAVWPFVSSYWMHASAKGGNEAGVMQAIGSIYRAAALFCTNKENFVAESGDFLGTQINSSNMLWSLSGNLSITHRLLFGIRFGDHQLSFSPFVPKALKGKRQLAGFPYRKAILDISLEGYGNRIKSFLIDGKESEPVIDANLTGHHSVKIVMADNEFQPMKINLVENASSPLMPVIQLNEGRLQWQPIESAVKYEVYKDGKLWKETLDSSILLGDEKGEFQVAAIQKGGFTSFASEPIQILPSQIYEVEQFASKSSANYQGYKGDGFVEINKKENTNIEIDITISTEGDYTFNWRYANGNGPTNTENECAIRTLFIDGQKTGVSIFPQRGKHEWSNWGWSNPLQVHLSAGKHKISLTYMPYNENMNLVINQAMLDELRVTKLN; encoded by the coding sequence ATGAATAAATTACAGATAGGTATTATGTTTTTGTGGGCTGTATGTCTGTCCTCTTGCTCATCACTGAGCAAGCAGGACAACATACTCACCACTCAAAACTATAAATGGTACTCAGATCGGATTGTTCAAGGCAATTATACAGGGAAAGCCCTTTCAGTCACAGCACTGGAATCAAATTATCAAAGTCCTGTCAATTTGTATAAGCCGGCTCTGATTCATTTTAAATTTGCCATAAACGGTAAAGACAACGAAATGCCTTCGGGGCAGGATCATAGTTTTATTTGCAAAGCCGTGAATGGAAAGTCAGAGACTCCGGTTATCAAATTTGGTGAATTGCTCAAAGCAGATAAGCAGGAAGCAGAGGGAGCAATTCTTCAGCAAAACACACAATTAACCATCCGTCTGGATATGCGCGAAATGCTGAAAGCCTTCAATAATCAGGGATATTACGTAACCCGTACAGGACAGAAAATCTATAAGGAAGATTTTAAAGGAGTGTATGTAGCAGGTGATGTCGATCCTCTGATATGGGATTTTGATAATCTGGTAAATCACCCCATCCTGCAATTGACCGATGAAGATGGAGATGGAATTTATGAAACCAGACTTACATTGAATGATACAAGCAAGCAACGCGGAGGCATTTCCCGATGGTCGCTAAAGAATAATATTTCGGCTTGTCCTCAGTTGAAAGCTCCTACTAAACTTGAGAATGCAATTTATAATCTGGCATTGGATGAAATGCAAAACGCCATCGAAAAGGATAGCACTCTGCGAACCGGTAAAGAATGGCCAGGGGTGTGGACTCGTGATGTAAGTTACAGCATTATCTTAAGTATGGCATATATGCAGCCCAAAGTTTCAATGAACAGTTTGATGCGGAAAGTCAATTCCCGCGGACGGATTATTCAGGACACGGGAACTGGTGGTGCATGGCCATGCTCCAGCGACCGGATGGTCTGGGCTATTGCAGCTTACGAAATTTATAAAGTAACGGGAGACCAACAATGGTTGAAAACCATCTACCCTATCATAAAAAATTCCTTGGAAGACGACTTTGAAACAGTTTACAACCCAAGAAACGGTTTGATGATGGGAGAATCTTCATTTATTGACTGGCGAGAGCAAAGTTACCCCAGATGGATGCAGCCGGCTGATATTTATCAATCGGAATGTATTGGTACAAATGCAGTTCATTATCAGGCATTGAATGTATTTAGCCATATAGCCAAACTTGTAGATCAGGCTGAAGTATCCGAACAATATGCACAGAAAGCTTTAGCATTAAAAGAGGCTATCAACAAAAATCTGTGGATGGCCGATAAAGGTTATTATGCACAATATCTTTATGGCAGAAACAATTACATCAAATCACCCAAAAGTGAATCGTTGGGTGAAGCATTAGCAGTTTTGTTTGATGTAACCTCTCCCGAACAAGCAAAGCAAGTGACCGAGAATAATCCGGTTGTTCCTTTTGGCGCGCCCATCTTCTATCCTCAGATTGCTGATATGCCGCCTTACCACAACAATGCCGTGTGGCCTTTTGTATCATCCTACTGGATGCACGCCTCTGCAAAAGGAGGAAATGAAGCCGGAGTGATGCAGGCAATTGGCAGTATTTATCGTGCTGCGGCTCTGTTCTGCACCAATAAAGAGAATTTCGTAGCCGAGTCCGGCGATTTTCTGGGTACGCAGATCAATTCCAGCAATATGTTATGGAGCTTATCCGGCAACCTCAGCATCACTCATCGTCTGCTTTTCGGTATTCGGTTCGGGGATCATCAGTTGAGCTTCTCTCCGTTCGTACCCAAAGCCTTGAAAGGAAAACGTCAATTAGCCGGCTTTCCTTATCGAAAAGCCATATTGGATATATCTTTAGAGGGGTATGGGAATCGGATTAAGTCATTTCTCATTGATGGAAAAGAGAGTGAACCCGTAATCGATGCAAACCTCACCGGACATCATTCTGTTAAAATTGTAATGGCAGATAATGAATTTCAACCCATGAAAATCAATCTTGTAGAGAATGCTTCATCACCATTAATGCCTGTTATACAGTTAAATGAAGGCAGGTTGCAATGGCAACCCATTGAAAGTGCTGTGAAGTATGAAGTCTATAAAGACGGAAAGTTATGGAAAGAGACTTTAGATTCTTCCATCTTGTTAGGAGACGAAAAAGGAGAATTCCAGGTTGCAGCAATTCAAAAAGGAGGATTCACCTCTTTTGCCAGTGAGCCGATTCAAATATTACCTTCACAGATTTATGAGGTAGAGCAATTCGCTTCGAAGTCCTCAGCCAATTATCAGGGATATAAAGGCGATGGCTTTGTTGAAATCAATAAGAAAGAAAACACTAACATTGAGATAGATATAACGATAAGTACAGAAGGCGATTATACATTCAACTGGCGTTATGCCAATGGTAATGGCCCTACCAATACCGAAAATGAATGTGCAATCCGTACCCTCTTTATCGATGGACAGAAAACCGGAGTTAGTATATTTCCTCAAAGAGGAAAGCATGAGTGGAGCAATTGGGGATGGAGCAATCCTCTTCAAGTTCACCTTTCAGCCGGAAAGCATAAAATTTCCCTAACCTATATGCCATATAATGAAAACATGAATCTTGTTATCAATCAGGCAATGCTTGATGAACTTCGTGTTACTAAGCTTAATTAA
- a CDS encoding VOC family protein — MKFSNVRLLVKDYKKCFKFYTEQLGFEPLWGDENGCYASFKVADGIEGFAIFVSDFMAPAVGNVEKTQPIGYREKSMVVFEVENVDDTYQAFLEKGINFINEPTDMPDWGMRVVHLRDPEENLIEFFTPLAAQ; from the coding sequence ATGAAATTCAGTAACGTGAGATTATTAGTCAAAGACTACAAAAAGTGCTTTAAATTTTACACAGAACAATTAGGATTTGAACCACTTTGGGGAGATGAAAACGGATGTTATGCTTCATTTAAAGTGGCTGATGGGATTGAAGGATTTGCCATTTTTGTTTCTGATTTTATGGCTCCAGCTGTTGGAAATGTTGAAAAAACACAGCCGATTGGTTACAGGGAAAAATCAATGGTTGTTTTTGAAGTTGAGAATGTGGATGATACTTATCAAGCATTTTTAGAAAAAGGCATTAACTTTATTAATGAACCGACTGATATGCCCGACTGGGGTATGAGAGTTGTTCACTTGCGAGACCCGGAAGAAAATTTAATTGAGTTTTTTACACCTTTAGCTGCACAGTAA
- a CDS encoding DUF262 domain-containing protein: protein MDKKLHIETSIRSLYSYLEDLKIGALQIPAFQRGFVWERDNIKDLFDSIKNSYPIGSILLWKPNEPHWKSQEIIGSYYIPKKENDPLYVLDGFQRLSCLFGCLTNPNKIGLQYNKNLRDEYFDLYYDLEDEIFIYLRSGAKKLPHQLPIYILMSSSDFRQYSRNEIEPLVDSSKIDIYLDRADKLSRVFLDYKIASIEIRNANIEEAVEIFSRINSKGTEISFDWMVNALSISSNFRFGDEIDKLLNELKVYNFDTIKRDVIFRCIQSSFGKLYIDQTNIEELARRTDFAEKTKATIPFIKKAVDFLYKEINVVDAKLLPYNIQLIFVMDFFKKINNPTKTQINDLKRWFWSTTYANYFTIYSLSNQRRAYEYFHKYLDGISNDLLFNDNKNIRFKISTFPEKVTMGSVRSKALILFLLNHTYKFDIERASSGFFIQKIFQNTNSAVNIIPMIECQETLKYKKSKDMSNYIKNLTEDEKNNILFTEEMSLLLKQHKIDEILVMRKKLIQSKEREFVKSIGLEYTD, encoded by the coding sequence ATGGATAAAAAATTACACATTGAAACAAGCATTCGTAGCCTATATAGTTATTTAGAAGATCTAAAAATTGGAGCTTTACAAATTCCTGCCTTTCAACGTGGCTTTGTATGGGAACGAGATAATATTAAAGATTTATTTGATAGTATTAAAAATAGCTATCCTATAGGTTCCATACTTCTTTGGAAGCCCAATGAACCCCATTGGAAAAGTCAAGAAATAATAGGTTCATATTATATCCCCAAGAAAGAAAATGATCCTTTATATGTATTAGATGGATTTCAAAGGTTATCTTGTTTGTTTGGATGTTTAACAAATCCAAATAAAATTGGTCTGCAATATAATAAGAATCTGAGAGATGAATACTTTGACTTGTATTATGATTTAGAAGATGAAATCTTTATATATTTAAGATCTGGGGCAAAAAAACTCCCCCATCAATTACCCATATACATATTAATGAGTTCTAGTGATTTTCGACAATATTCAAGAAATGAAATAGAGCCATTAGTCGATTCTTCTAAAATAGACATTTATCTAGATCGTGCAGACAAACTTTCAAGAGTTTTCTTAGATTATAAAATTGCTAGTATAGAGATACGAAATGCAAATATAGAAGAAGCCGTAGAAATATTTTCCAGAATAAACTCAAAAGGTACAGAGATCTCATTCGACTGGATGGTTAATGCACTTTCTATATCTTCAAATTTTAGATTTGGAGATGAAATAGATAAACTTCTTAACGAACTTAAAGTTTATAATTTTGACACTATAAAAAGAGATGTAATTTTTAGATGCATTCAAAGCTCGTTTGGAAAACTATACATTGATCAAACCAATATAGAAGAGTTAGCAAGAAGAACTGATTTTGCGGAGAAAACAAAGGCAACCATTCCTTTTATAAAAAAAGCAGTGGATTTTTTATATAAAGAAATCAATGTTGTAGATGCAAAATTGTTACCATATAACATACAACTCATATTTGTAATGGACTTCTTTAAAAAGATAAACAATCCAACAAAAACACAAATAAATGATTTAAAAAGATGGTTTTGGAGCACTACTTACGCAAACTACTTTACTATATATTCTTTATCAAATCAAAGAAGAGCTTATGAATATTTTCACAAATATTTAGATGGAATATCTAATGACCTATTGTTTAATGATAATAAAAACATAAGATTCAAGATTTCAACTTTCCCGGAAAAAGTAACAATGGGGAGTGTTCGATCTAAAGCTCTAATTTTATTTTTATTAAATCATACATATAAATTTGACATCGAACGTGCATCTAGTGGTTTTTTTATACAAAAAATTTTCCAGAATACTAATAGTGCTGTAAATATCATCCCTATGATAGAATGCCAAGAAACTCTTAAATATAAGAAAAGTAAAGACATGTCTAATTACATAAAAAACCTTACTGAAGATGAAAAAAATAATATTCTGTTTACAGAAGAAATGAGTCTTTTACTTAAACAGCATAAGATAGATGAAATATTAGTTATGAGAAAAAAATTGATACAATCTAAAGAACGAGAATTCGTAAAATCTATAGGATTAGAATATACCGATTAA